The following are from one region of the Biomphalaria glabrata chromosome 4, xgBioGlab47.1, whole genome shotgun sequence genome:
- the LOC106051609 gene encoding putative inactive carboxylesterase 4 isoform X1 — translation MKASAKVFTLLSICWVSLFLFTTAAPVSTTIVETPLGPVQGLIEIAVNNQSYLSFRGIPYAKPPVGKLRFAKPEPLPVSKSGSVIDATRFGASCIQSVGELAPGETISEDCLFLNVYVKDLSRKQRKVLVWIHGGAFVFGSPYIYTPGSIVTNEDIIVVSINYRLGVLGFLSTEDISGPGNYGLWDQISAITWVKNNIEAFGGDANDITIAGESAGGASASILSISPATKDLFTKVYSHSGFATSLFNNYKNAKSDAIALAKKLDCYQISSSSEAIIDCLRNKPVSSLVPDVDPMRITFVPRVDEELLPRSPMKLLEDEAYLLGVGFHQRDYLIALNNNEASAVHKRYYPARDAFYLLFNGTTEQKDAI, via the exons ATGAAG GCCTCGGCAAAGGTGTTTACATTGTTATCGATCTGTTGGGTGTCCCTGTTCCTCTTCACAACTGCGGCACCAGTTAGTACAACAATAGTTGAAACTCCACTCGGACCAGTCCAGGGACTCATCGAGATAGCTGTCAATAACCAATCCTACTTGTCGTTTCGCGGTATACCTTACGCTAAGCCACCAGTAGGAAAGCTAAGATTCGCTAAGCCAGAACCTCTCCCTGTTTCAAAATCAG GCAGTGTTATTGACGCCACAAGATTTGGAGCTTCATGCATTCAAAGTGTTGGAGAGCTGGCCCCTGGTGAAACGATCTCAGAGGATTGTCTTTTCTTGAATGTGTATGTTAAAGACCTCTCGAGAAAACAAAGAAAGGTTCTAGTTTGGATCCACGGCGGCGCTTTCGTTTTTGGCTCCCCCTACATTTACACCCCTGGAAGTATTGTCACGAATGAAGATATTATTGTAGTTTCTATTAATTACAGGCTCGGAGTTCTGGGGTTTCTCAGCACAGAGGACATTTCCGGTCCAGGGAATTATGGTCTATGGGACCAAATATCGGCCATAACATGGGTGAAAAATAACATCGAAGCATTCGGTGGAGATGCCAATGACATTACTATTGCGGGTGAATCCGCTGGAGGCGCTTCTGCGTCCATTCTTTCCATAAGTCCAGCAACTAAAGATCTTTTTACCAAAGTATACTCACACAGCGGTTTTGCGACATCGTTATTCAATAATTACAAAAACGCCAAGTCCGATGCTATAGCACTGGCTAAGAAGTTGGATTGCTATCAGATCAGCTCGTCATCTGAAGCCATTATCGACTGTTTGCGAAACAAACCAGTGTCAAGTTTAGTTCCAGACGTGGACCCAATGAGAATAACTTTCGTACCTCGCGTGGATGAAGAGCTCTTGCCCCGGTCACCGATGAAACTCTTGGAGGACGAGGCGTATCTACTTGGTGTCGGCTTCCATCAAAGAGATTACTTGATCGCTCTAAACAATAACGAAGCCAGTGCTGTTCACAAAAGGTATTATCCCGCCCGAGACGCCTTTTATTTACTATTCAATGGTACAACAGAACAGAAAGATGCCATCTGA
- the LOC106051609 gene encoding putative inactive carboxylesterase 4 isoform X2: protein MASAKVFTLLSICWVSLFLFTTAAPVSTTIVETPLGPVQGLIEIAVNNQSYLSFRGIPYAKPPVGKLRFAKPEPLPVSKSGSVIDATRFGASCIQSVGELAPGETISEDCLFLNVYVKDLSRKQRKVLVWIHGGAFVFGSPYIYTPGSIVTNEDIIVVSINYRLGVLGFLSTEDISGPGNYGLWDQISAITWVKNNIEAFGGDANDITIAGESAGGASASILSISPATKDLFTKVYSHSGFATSLFNNYKNAKSDAIALAKKLDCYQISSSSEAIIDCLRNKPVSSLVPDVDPMRITFVPRVDEELLPRSPMKLLEDEAYLLGVGFHQRDYLIALNNNEASAVHKRYYPARDAFYLLFNGTTEQKDAI from the exons GCCTCGGCAAAGGTGTTTACATTGTTATCGATCTGTTGGGTGTCCCTGTTCCTCTTCACAACTGCGGCACCAGTTAGTACAACAATAGTTGAAACTCCACTCGGACCAGTCCAGGGACTCATCGAGATAGCTGTCAATAACCAATCCTACTTGTCGTTTCGCGGTATACCTTACGCTAAGCCACCAGTAGGAAAGCTAAGATTCGCTAAGCCAGAACCTCTCCCTGTTTCAAAATCAG GCAGTGTTATTGACGCCACAAGATTTGGAGCTTCATGCATTCAAAGTGTTGGAGAGCTGGCCCCTGGTGAAACGATCTCAGAGGATTGTCTTTTCTTGAATGTGTATGTTAAAGACCTCTCGAGAAAACAAAGAAAGGTTCTAGTTTGGATCCACGGCGGCGCTTTCGTTTTTGGCTCCCCCTACATTTACACCCCTGGAAGTATTGTCACGAATGAAGATATTATTGTAGTTTCTATTAATTACAGGCTCGGAGTTCTGGGGTTTCTCAGCACAGAGGACATTTCCGGTCCAGGGAATTATGGTCTATGGGACCAAATATCGGCCATAACATGGGTGAAAAATAACATCGAAGCATTCGGTGGAGATGCCAATGACATTACTATTGCGGGTGAATCCGCTGGAGGCGCTTCTGCGTCCATTCTTTCCATAAGTCCAGCAACTAAAGATCTTTTTACCAAAGTATACTCACACAGCGGTTTTGCGACATCGTTATTCAATAATTACAAAAACGCCAAGTCCGATGCTATAGCACTGGCTAAGAAGTTGGATTGCTATCAGATCAGCTCGTCATCTGAAGCCATTATCGACTGTTTGCGAAACAAACCAGTGTCAAGTTTAGTTCCAGACGTGGACCCAATGAGAATAACTTTCGTACCTCGCGTGGATGAAGAGCTCTTGCCCCGGTCACCGATGAAACTCTTGGAGGACGAGGCGTATCTACTTGGTGTCGGCTTCCATCAAAGAGATTACTTGATCGCTCTAAACAATAACGAAGCCAGTGCTGTTCACAAAAGGTATTATCCCGCCCGAGACGCCTTTTATTTACTATTCAATGGTACAACAGAACAGAAAGATGCCATCTGA